Proteins encoded within one genomic window of Saccharopolyspora pogona:
- a CDS encoding AAA domain-containing protein, producing MLEHAALRPRESLGVITMGQKHADRIDAAFRAALRERPELQDFFAEEAGPGRRYFIKNLERVQGDERDAIILTIGVAKRANGTVARTGFGPLNSEGGRRRLNVAVTRAKRRMSVVSSFGPHELTPGDPQTGTELLRRYLEFAQAQGEIDHVGRQQRSAELNGFERDVERALVERGIDVHPQWGFSHYRIDFALAHRERPGQMVLAVEADGDTYHNIRSVRDRDRLRQAHLERLVWRFHRVWASSWFADREGETDKIVKAWEQAILDTDPEPDPEPAVPQPSTEDAPVMVRRGPKPDVPVGLKTQEYTDEHFVGLCHWLMTDGLPLDREERITQALQEIGKRRGRVLVARLSRAIEIAQSLIDQEEN from the coding sequence ATGCTGGAACACGCCGCGCTCCGGCCACGAGAGAGCCTCGGTGTGATCACGATGGGGCAAAAGCATGCCGACCGAATCGACGCCGCTTTCCGAGCAGCACTGCGAGAACGCCCTGAACTGCAGGACTTCTTCGCCGAGGAAGCCGGACCGGGCAGGCGTTACTTCATCAAGAACCTGGAACGCGTCCAAGGCGACGAACGAGACGCGATCATCCTGACGATCGGCGTGGCAAAACGCGCCAACGGAACCGTCGCTCGCACTGGGTTCGGCCCGCTCAACAGCGAGGGTGGACGCCGCCGACTCAACGTCGCGGTCACACGAGCCAAACGGCGGATGAGCGTGGTCAGCTCGTTCGGCCCGCACGAGCTGACGCCCGGGGATCCGCAAACAGGCACCGAACTCCTGCGGCGTTATTTGGAGTTCGCGCAGGCCCAGGGCGAAATCGACCACGTCGGGCGGCAACAGCGTTCGGCCGAGCTGAACGGCTTCGAACGCGACGTCGAGCGGGCCCTCGTCGAGCGCGGGATCGATGTGCACCCGCAATGGGGATTCTCTCACTACCGGATCGACTTCGCGCTCGCCCACCGTGAACGGCCCGGGCAAATGGTGCTTGCGGTGGAGGCCGACGGCGATACCTACCACAACATCCGCAGTGTGCGGGATCGTGACCGGCTGCGCCAAGCCCACTTGGAGCGGCTGGTCTGGCGATTCCACCGGGTGTGGGCGTCATCATGGTTCGCTGATCGGGAAGGCGAAACGGACAAGATCGTCAAGGCGTGGGAGCAGGCCATCCTCGACACCGACCCTGAACCTGACCCCGAACCGGCGGTCCCGCAGCCGTCCACCGAAGACGCTCCCGTGATGGTCCGGCGCGGCCCCAAGCCCGACGTCCCAGTCGGCCTGAAAACGCAAGAGTACACCGACGAGCACTTCGTCGGTCTCTGCCACTGGCTAATGACCGATGGCTTGCCACTCGACCGGGAAGAGCGGATCACCCAAGCGCTGCAGGAAATCGGCAAACGCCGCGGGCGGGTGCTCGTCGCGCGGCTGTCGCGGGCAATCGAAATCGCACAGAGCTTGATCGACCAGGAGGAAAATTGA
- the pqqE gene encoding pyrroloquinoline quinone biosynthesis protein PqqE, with translation MDVTADSRPGLRRGVRFVHDRVRARHALLYPEGVLLLNDTAADIVSRCDTKRTVTDIVSELAAAYQGVTAESVLEMLADLARRRMLGAEPAEVAESGPQQEDPRSGLPLGLLAELTYRCPLQCTYCSNPLNLADYQDELDTEDWLRVIEQARSIGVLQLHLSGGEPALRRDLVPLVAAARGLGMYTNLVTSGFSLPPKRLHELAEAGLDHIQLSVQDSAAMPADAIAGRRAHARKMIVARSIAETGLPMTVNAVLHRGNIARLLDIVELAADFGAERVELANTQFYGWALRNRAALMPRREQVQRADADATLARERYGDRLEIVYVTADYFSPRPKPCNYGWGNRQLTVAPNGDVLPCLAAGQLPGLDAPSVRDSTLEAVWFDSAAFNRFRGTEWMPDPCRSCALKDVDFGGCRCQAYQLVGDAAVTDPACSLSEHHDLIRTEFQPQPAVPRRI, from the coding sequence ATGGACGTGACCGCCGACAGCCGCCCCGGGCTGCGGCGCGGTGTCCGGTTTGTGCATGACCGCGTCCGCGCGAGGCACGCCCTGCTGTACCCGGAAGGTGTGTTGCTGCTCAACGACACCGCAGCCGACATCGTGAGCAGGTGCGACACCAAGCGCACGGTCACCGACATCGTCAGCGAGCTCGCGGCCGCGTACCAGGGCGTGACCGCCGAATCCGTGCTCGAAATGCTCGCGGACCTGGCGCGTCGCCGAATGCTGGGGGCGGAACCGGCCGAGGTGGCGGAATCCGGTCCACAACAGGAGGATCCGCGATCCGGGCTGCCCCTGGGCTTGCTGGCCGAGCTGACCTATCGGTGCCCGTTGCAGTGCACGTACTGCTCGAACCCCCTGAACCTCGCCGACTACCAGGACGAACTCGACACCGAAGACTGGTTGCGCGTCATCGAGCAGGCTCGGTCGATCGGCGTACTGCAACTGCACCTCTCCGGTGGCGAACCGGCACTGCGCCGGGACCTCGTTCCCCTCGTCGCGGCGGCCCGCGGACTCGGCATGTACACGAACCTCGTCACCAGCGGGTTCTCCCTGCCGCCGAAGCGGTTGCACGAACTCGCCGAGGCCGGCCTGGACCACATCCAGCTGTCCGTGCAGGACTCGGCCGCGATGCCGGCCGACGCCATCGCCGGACGTCGCGCGCACGCCCGCAAGATGATCGTCGCGCGCAGCATCGCCGAAACCGGCTTGCCCATGACCGTCAACGCGGTCCTGCACCGCGGGAACATCGCGCGGCTGCTCGACATCGTCGAACTCGCAGCGGATTTCGGGGCAGAACGCGTCGAGCTGGCCAACACCCAGTTCTACGGCTGGGCCTTGCGCAATCGCGCCGCCCTGATGCCCCGCCGGGAACAGGTGCAGCGCGCGGACGCGGACGCGACGCTGGCCCGCGAGCGCTACGGCGACCGGTTGGAGATCGTGTACGTGACCGCGGACTACTTCAGCCCGCGCCCCAAACCGTGCAACTACGGCTGGGGCAACCGGCAACTGACGGTGGCCCCGAACGGCGACGTGCTCCCCTGCCTGGCCGCCGGGCAGCTGCCCGGCCTGGATGCTCCCTCGGTGCGCGACTCGACGCTGGAGGCGGTCTGGTTCGATTCGGCGGCGTTCAACCGCTTCCGGGGCACCGAGTGGATGCCTGATCCCTGCCGCAGCTGCGCGTTGAAGGACGTCGACTTCGGCGGCTGCCGATGCCAGGCCTACCAGCTCGTGGGCGACGCGGCCGTCACCGATCCGGCCTGCTCGTTGTCCGAACACCACGACCTGATCCGGACCGAGTTCCAACCGCAGCCCGCAGTTCCGAGGCGGATCTGA
- the pqqC gene encoding pyrroloquinoline-quinone synthase PqqC, with the protein MSQPLGETEFRESLQRLAKRYWARHPFHRRLHDGRCSPPEVRLWVANRWYYQRHLSQKNAAIAANCPLPEVRRIWVERIEFQDGSSDAEGGMHDWLVLAEAVGLQRSEVLDERHVLPGVRFAVDAYLDFCRRKPWIEGVAAALTEMFSPDHMSDRMAAWRRHYDWIEPAGLAYFERRIPAARADSTLTLQVVLDHCETREQQDAAVRALAFKCDVLWAMLDAIDYKRQSWT; encoded by the coding sequence GTGAGCCAGCCACTGGGCGAGACCGAGTTCCGGGAATCCTTGCAGCGGTTGGCGAAGCGCTACTGGGCGCGCCACCCGTTCCACCGGCGCTTGCACGACGGCCGCTGCAGCCCGCCGGAAGTTCGGCTGTGGGTGGCCAACCGGTGGTACTACCAACGGCACTTGTCGCAGAAGAACGCCGCCATCGCGGCGAACTGCCCGCTTCCGGAGGTGCGGCGGATCTGGGTCGAGCGGATCGAATTCCAGGACGGATCCAGCGACGCCGAAGGCGGCATGCACGACTGGCTGGTGCTCGCCGAAGCGGTCGGCCTGCAGCGGTCCGAGGTCCTCGACGAGCGCCACGTGCTGCCCGGCGTTCGGTTCGCCGTTGACGCGTATCTGGACTTCTGCCGGCGCAAGCCGTGGATCGAGGGTGTGGCCGCGGCGTTGACCGAGATGTTCTCGCCCGATCACATGTCCGACCGGATGGCGGCCTGGCGGCGCCACTACGACTGGATCGAACCCGCCGGGCTGGCCTACTTCGAGCGGCGGATCCCGGCCGCCCGCGCGGACAGCACCCTGACGCTGCAGGTCGTGCTCGACCACTGCGAGACGCGCGAGCAGCAGGACGCCGCGGTGCGGGCGTTGGCGTTCAAATGCGATGTGCTTTGGGCGATGCTGGACGCCATCGACTACAAGCGACAGTCATGGACGTGA
- a CDS encoding AAA domain-containing protein, which translates to MSDRGPRGMSAANDADRLDLVRAKAENWAARLVDLSPQNTLLHFKNTKTASLELTDAAPGAMSELFQGKAVRLSKLFDEPEVYKDACSRARNLRRRITAFTDEQGIDVGRLAHGFVQAAPQPGRSAGSPAVRPSRAPLLLRALRVDSRTVTENDFVLQLGDEVEANPVLLYALDRQYGLDLDPAEITNTAAKFLEQNADPQVQLDLVFDLLREVAERQRRSISLEPSLVVGLFNYLKQPMVEDLHNAADLLVQHDLVAALAGHHPAAEAISTNAAGFSPPAPDDIPPADEFLVQDADSSQQRAIAAALSGRHVLIEGPPGTGKSQTIANIIAGAAARGQRVLFVAEKRAAIEAVHDRLAMIGLDKLVFDLHQQKLDKKHIARQLQDSLESASQQTRPDTNDLHRRLVDRRRILSEYSYELHEQRAPWATSAYQVQADLLALRHPATPHNFREAVLEALDAATVEELEDTLRTFVEIGGLRILRKESPWWQADINGDEDIRRVLYELDELTSTTLERGQEDMSRVLRKTGLSEPRTLASWQEVLDLLDGVNRSVEAFGPDIFGTDLDLWWCATASGAERTRSPQKLSWLRRRRLTKEARAASRDGITKKPALHAKLTEIVRQRDRWRELGDPQGEPAEVVGLGEILDSFRKLRTQLTSVALCARLSDIEQQPTEQVTQQLHELQQDRNTLWQMEKINQLRSEFDHLGVLSLLMDIARQDLDKDRAWALFRHTWLKSLLDEFKLRSPALREFNPERQDRLVAEYQEHDVDHRKVSAQRVRWAVAKALRQVRDDFPDETRLLRDQANKKSRHLPLRRLVEKTPHVLLALRPCWAMSPLVVSRTLPAKWSPPEVFRGLTACGSCAGQMSGVVR; encoded by the coding sequence ATGTCCGACAGGGGACCACGCGGCATGTCCGCTGCCAATGATGCTGACCGATTGGACCTCGTTCGCGCGAAGGCCGAGAACTGGGCCGCGAGGCTCGTTGACTTGAGCCCGCAGAACACACTTCTTCACTTCAAGAACACCAAGACCGCAAGCCTGGAGCTGACCGACGCCGCGCCCGGCGCGATGAGCGAACTGTTTCAGGGCAAGGCGGTGCGCCTGAGCAAGCTTTTCGATGAACCCGAGGTATACAAGGATGCTTGCAGTCGCGCACGAAATTTGCGCCGAAGAATCACCGCGTTCACAGACGAACAAGGGATTGACGTTGGACGGCTCGCTCACGGGTTCGTCCAGGCAGCACCACAGCCCGGACGGAGCGCGGGCAGCCCTGCAGTCCGTCCGTCGCGCGCACCCCTGCTCCTGCGCGCATTGCGCGTCGACAGCCGGACCGTCACCGAAAACGACTTCGTACTGCAACTCGGCGACGAGGTGGAGGCCAATCCGGTACTGCTCTACGCACTGGATCGCCAGTACGGTCTGGATCTCGACCCCGCCGAAATCACGAACACCGCCGCGAAATTCCTCGAACAGAACGCAGATCCACAAGTTCAACTCGATCTTGTGTTTGACTTGCTGCGGGAAGTTGCGGAACGCCAGCGCCGGAGCATCAGCCTCGAACCCTCGCTTGTGGTCGGTCTCTTCAACTACCTGAAGCAGCCAATGGTCGAAGACCTCCACAACGCCGCTGATTTGCTTGTACAACACGACTTGGTAGCAGCTCTTGCAGGCCACCACCCGGCTGCGGAAGCCATCAGCACCAACGCAGCGGGATTCTCACCTCCAGCTCCAGATGACATCCCACCTGCGGATGAGTTCCTGGTGCAGGACGCCGATTCCTCGCAACAGCGGGCGATCGCGGCTGCACTCTCCGGTAGGCACGTGCTCATCGAGGGTCCACCCGGCACCGGCAAGAGCCAGACGATTGCGAACATCATCGCGGGCGCCGCGGCACGCGGGCAGCGAGTGCTCTTCGTAGCGGAGAAACGGGCCGCGATCGAAGCCGTGCACGACCGGTTGGCGATGATTGGGTTGGACAAGCTCGTCTTCGACCTGCACCAGCAGAAGCTGGACAAGAAGCACATCGCGCGGCAATTGCAGGACAGTTTGGAGTCCGCCAGCCAGCAGACCAGGCCCGATACCAATGATCTGCACCGACGTCTAGTGGATCGACGGCGAATCCTGAGCGAGTACTCGTACGAACTGCACGAACAACGCGCCCCTTGGGCGACCAGTGCATACCAGGTGCAAGCCGACCTGCTGGCTTTGCGACACCCCGCCACGCCGCACAATTTCCGGGAAGCCGTGCTGGAAGCCCTCGATGCGGCCACCGTCGAGGAGTTGGAAGATACGCTTCGTACCTTCGTCGAAATCGGCGGTCTGCGCATCCTGCGGAAGGAATCGCCCTGGTGGCAGGCCGATATCAACGGTGATGAGGACATCAGGCGAGTGCTTTACGAGCTCGATGAACTTACCTCGACCACGCTGGAACGCGGCCAGGAAGATATGAGCCGGGTACTCCGCAAGACGGGTCTTAGTGAGCCGCGAACCCTAGCCAGCTGGCAGGAAGTCCTCGACTTGCTCGACGGAGTCAACCGCAGCGTCGAAGCATTCGGACCCGACATCTTCGGAACCGACCTCGACCTCTGGTGGTGCGCCACGGCAAGCGGTGCCGAGCGCACGAGATCCCCGCAAAAGCTGTCGTGGCTGCGGCGTCGCCGCCTGACAAAGGAGGCACGGGCCGCATCCAGAGACGGGATCACCAAGAAACCCGCTCTGCACGCGAAGTTGACCGAAATCGTGCGCCAGCGCGATCGGTGGCGAGAGCTCGGGGATCCACAGGGTGAACCCGCCGAAGTCGTTGGCCTGGGGGAGATCCTAGATTCCTTCCGGAAACTGCGCACCCAACTCACGTCCGTGGCCCTATGCGCGCGGCTGTCTGATATCGAACAGCAGCCGACCGAGCAGGTCACCCAGCAGCTCCACGAGCTCCAGCAAGACAGAAACACTCTGTGGCAAATGGAGAAGATCAACCAACTACGCAGCGAGTTCGACCACCTCGGCGTCCTGAGCCTGCTCATGGATATAGCTCGCCAGGACCTCGATAAGGATCGGGCGTGGGCGCTGTTCCGACACACCTGGCTGAAGTCGTTGCTGGACGAGTTCAAGCTTCGCTCCCCCGCATTGCGCGAGTTCAACCCCGAACGCCAGGACCGCCTGGTGGCGGAGTACCAAGAGCACGACGTCGACCACCGCAAGGTATCCGCGCAGCGCGTTCGGTGGGCAGTGGCGAAGGCATTGCGCCAAGTGCGCGACGACTTCCCCGACGAAACCCGCCTGCTGCGTGATCAAGCGAACAAGAAGTCTCGTCACCTTCCCCTTCGCCGGCTCGTGGAGAAGACGCCGCACGTGCTGCTGGCGCTGCGGCCGTGCTGGGCGATGTCACCGCTGGTGGTAAGTCGAACCCTGCCGGCTAAGTGGTCGCCGCCGGAAGTTTTTCGGGGGTTGACGGCCTGTGGGTCTTGTGCGGGTCAGATGTCGGGTGTTGTGAGGTAG
- a CDS encoding IS1380 family transposase codes for MRSSHSAARVSAVFDDANLVASAGLVPVMRLAERVGLSELVAEGVRVPGSEGANADAKVGSIVAGMLTGADSIDDLDVIRHGAMPKLFGGIRAPSTVGTFLRALTWGHARQVESAARECLVGLARQTPVLAGAAERTFIDADSTLGRVFGHAKQGAAFGHTKIGGHNVRLRGYHPLLTTLSTPRSAPVVAATRMRGGNAGSARGAASLVTETINLARRCGAGPGRMLFRGDSAFYVGEVVSACRAQGVEVSITVAQYPNVQRAIAGIAEDAWTAIKYPQAVWDEASQSWVSDAEIAETEFTAFASDKAHRVAGRLIVRRVKDKNHADALFPVWRYHACFTTSSQPLVEAEKTHRAHAIIEHVNDDLKHGPLAHIPSGVFSANAAWLTLAALTHNLLRAAGSLTSAFHAKARAATLRRTLINIPARVARRARSITLHLPENWPRQHDWHHLFHTTHAPPETA; via the coding sequence GTGCGATCTTCTCATAGTGCTGCGCGGGTGAGCGCGGTGTTCGACGATGCGAATCTGGTGGCTTCGGCGGGGCTGGTTCCGGTGATGCGGTTGGCCGAACGCGTCGGGTTGTCCGAGCTTGTCGCCGAGGGTGTCCGGGTTCCCGGTTCGGAGGGTGCGAATGCGGATGCGAAGGTGGGCTCGATCGTGGCCGGGATGCTCACCGGCGCCGACAGCATTGATGATCTCGATGTGATCCGGCATGGGGCGATGCCGAAGTTGTTCGGCGGGATCCGGGCACCGTCCACTGTGGGCACGTTTCTGCGTGCTTTGACGTGGGGGCATGCCCGGCAGGTGGAGTCGGCCGCGCGGGAGTGCCTGGTGGGCCTGGCCCGGCAGACTCCGGTGCTGGCCGGCGCCGCTGAGAGGACGTTCATCGATGCTGATTCCACCCTGGGCAGGGTGTTCGGCCACGCGAAGCAGGGTGCGGCGTTCGGGCACACCAAGATCGGCGGCCACAATGTGCGGCTGCGGGGTTACCACCCGCTGCTGACCACGCTGTCCACGCCCCGATCGGCGCCGGTGGTTGCCGCCACGAGGATGCGTGGCGGCAACGCCGGCTCGGCGCGGGGTGCGGCGTCGTTGGTCACCGAGACGATCAACCTTGCACGGCGGTGCGGCGCCGGGCCGGGCCGGATGCTGTTTCGCGGTGATTCCGCCTTCTACGTAGGCGAAGTCGTCTCCGCCTGCCGGGCGCAAGGTGTGGAGGTGTCGATCACGGTGGCGCAGTATCCGAACGTGCAGCGCGCGATCGCCGGCATCGCCGAGGACGCGTGGACGGCGATCAAGTATCCCCAGGCCGTCTGGGACGAGGCCAGCCAGTCCTGGGTCAGTGACGCCGAGATCGCGGAAACCGAATTCACCGCCTTCGCCAGCGATAAAGCCCATCGGGTGGCTGGTCGGTTGATCGTGCGCCGGGTCAAAGACAAAAACCACGCTGATGCCCTGTTTCCCGTCTGGCGGTATCACGCCTGCTTCACCACCAGCAGCCAGCCGCTGGTCGAGGCGGAGAAAACCCACCGTGCGCACGCGATCATCGAACATGTCAACGACGACCTCAAACACGGCCCGCTGGCCCACATCCCATCCGGGGTCTTCAGCGCCAACGCCGCCTGGCTGACGCTGGCCGCCCTGACCCACAACCTGCTGCGCGCCGCAGGCAGTCTGACCAGTGCTTTCCACGCCAAAGCCCGCGCCGCGACCCTGCGCCGCACACTGATCAACATCCCGGCACGGGTGGCCCGACGAGCCCGCTCGATCACACTGCACCTCCCGGAAAACTGGCCCCGCCAACACGACTGGCACCACCTGTTCCACACCACCCACGCCCCACCCGAAACAGCCTGA
- the pqqB gene encoding pyrroloquinoline quinone biosynthesis protein PqqB, whose translation MRVRVLGTAAGGGLPQWNCGCQSCCRAAELGVQLSQDCLAIRGDGNSWYLVNASPDLRTQLLATPELRPPPGTRRTPVEGVLLTSAELDHTLGLLTLREAARLPIYATAAVHQALRQAFPITEVVGSYTTVQPEIVSDRQVLAGGLAAEIAVVGDKRPRYAGDLRGTDWVVAYRFTGSGRSLVYAPCLPAWSDAFEQVIAGADVVLLDGTFFTEDELTHASGSDRPASSMGHLPIRAALPEIARHPRTRFLFTHLNNTNPLAHPDAPELAEVRAAGAEIAAERQLLVLE comes from the coding sequence ATGCGGGTACGCGTCCTCGGCACCGCAGCAGGCGGCGGCCTTCCGCAGTGGAACTGCGGCTGTCAGAGCTGCTGCCGGGCCGCGGAACTCGGCGTGCAGCTCAGCCAGGACTGCCTGGCGATCCGCGGCGACGGAAACTCCTGGTACCTGGTGAACGCATCGCCGGACCTGCGAACTCAGCTGCTGGCCACCCCCGAACTCCGTCCACCGCCGGGCACCCGGCGCACCCCCGTCGAAGGCGTGCTGCTCACCAGCGCCGAACTGGACCACACCCTCGGCCTGCTCACCCTGCGGGAAGCCGCCCGGCTGCCGATCTACGCGACCGCCGCCGTCCACCAGGCGCTTCGGCAGGCGTTCCCGATCACCGAGGTCGTCGGCAGCTACACCACCGTGCAGCCGGAGATCGTCTCCGATCGCCAAGTGCTGGCGGGCGGGCTCGCCGCCGAGATCGCCGTCGTCGGCGACAAGCGCCCCCGCTACGCGGGCGATCTGCGCGGAACCGATTGGGTCGTGGCCTACCGGTTCACCGGCTCCGGCCGAAGCCTGGTGTACGCGCCGTGCCTGCCCGCCTGGAGCGACGCGTTCGAGCAGGTCATCGCCGGCGCCGACGTCGTGCTCCTGGACGGCACCTTCTTCACCGAGGACGAGCTGACGCATGCCTCCGGCAGTGACCGCCCCGCGAGCAGCATGGGGCACCTGCCGATCCGGGCGGCCCTGCCGGAGATCGCCCGCCACCCGAGGACGCGGTTCCTGTTCACCCACCTCAACAACACCAATCCGCTGGCCCACCCCGACGCGCCGGAGCTCGCCGAGGTGCGCGCGGCCGGTGCCGAGATCGCCGCCGAACGCCAGCTGCTGGTGCTGGAATGA
- the ligD gene encoding non-homologous end-joining DNA ligase LigD has translation MNDERLAKYREMRDFTRTAEPSGDGEVRATGDRFVVQRHRARRRHYDLRLELDGVLLSWAVPKGPTLDPTVRRMAVQVEDHPLEYADFEGTIPAGEYGGGDVIVWDRGTWEAVEDDPAAAIEAGTLHFDLHGDKLVGRFVLVRRGEKQWLLLHKKDEHAVPGWDPEDHPRSVKSGRTNEEVAAAPEAMWRSDLPPSEAEIPLGANKSRAKAHWDPPTGEELAALDELGSKGRWRLAGRNLTLTNLDKVLFPARDGEAPVTKRDLIHYHALIAPVMLPYLADRPLNSHRFPNGVDEPGFWHKEVPSHAPDWLRRWRYEDAGPDDTQWYLIPDSVPALAWLANYAALELHAWTSRASDVHHPTWALFDIDPGSRTTFEEVLVLARLHRTAMEHLGVEARPKVTGQRGIQIWVPVEPRYTYAETRAWVEKVSKAVGGTVPELVSWAWTKTDRRGLARLDYTQNVINKTLVAPYSARPRPGAPVSVPLEWDELDDPDLAPDQWTIRTVLDRIATVGDPFAALLDVEQQLPPV, from the coding sequence GTGAACGACGAGCGGCTGGCGAAGTACCGGGAGATGCGCGACTTCACCCGCACCGCCGAACCCAGCGGCGACGGCGAGGTGCGCGCGACCGGCGACCGCTTCGTCGTGCAGCGGCACCGGGCCCGCCGCCGGCACTACGACCTGCGGCTGGAGTTGGACGGCGTCCTCCTGAGCTGGGCTGTGCCCAAGGGGCCGACGCTGGACCCGACGGTGCGGCGCATGGCCGTGCAGGTCGAGGACCACCCCCTGGAGTACGCCGATTTCGAGGGCACCATCCCGGCCGGCGAGTACGGCGGCGGCGACGTCATCGTGTGGGACCGCGGCACCTGGGAAGCTGTGGAGGACGATCCGGCCGCCGCGATCGAGGCCGGGACGCTGCACTTCGACCTGCACGGCGACAAGCTGGTGGGCCGGTTCGTGCTGGTGCGGCGCGGCGAGAAGCAGTGGCTGCTGCTGCACAAGAAGGACGAGCACGCCGTGCCGGGCTGGGATCCGGAGGATCATCCGCGGTCGGTGAAGAGCGGCCGCACCAACGAGGAGGTCGCCGCCGCGCCGGAAGCGATGTGGCGCAGCGATCTACCGCCGTCGGAAGCCGAAATTCCCTTGGGTGCCAACAAGTCCCGCGCGAAGGCGCACTGGGATCCGCCCACCGGCGAGGAGCTGGCGGCGCTCGACGAGCTTGGCAGCAAGGGCCGATGGCGGCTGGCCGGGCGGAACCTCACGCTGACCAACCTCGACAAGGTGCTGTTCCCGGCCCGCGACGGCGAGGCGCCGGTGACCAAGCGCGACCTGATCCACTACCACGCGCTGATCGCCCCGGTGATGCTGCCCTACCTCGCCGACCGACCGCTGAACTCGCACCGCTTCCCGAACGGGGTGGACGAACCCGGTTTCTGGCACAAGGAAGTCCCGAGCCACGCCCCCGACTGGCTCCGCCGCTGGCGCTACGAGGACGCCGGCCCGGACGACACCCAGTGGTACCTCATCCCGGACAGCGTCCCCGCCCTCGCCTGGCTGGCCAACTACGCGGCGCTGGAACTGCACGCGTGGACCTCGCGCGCATCCGACGTCCACCACCCGACCTGGGCGCTGTTCGACATCGACCCGGGGAGCAGGACGACGTTCGAGGAAGTGCTCGTCCTCGCTCGCCTGCACCGGACCGCGATGGAGCACCTCGGCGTCGAGGCTCGCCCGAAGGTGACCGGGCAGCGCGGCATCCAGATCTGGGTGCCGGTCGAACCGCGCTACACCTACGCGGAAACCCGGGCTTGGGTCGAGAAGGTGTCCAAGGCCGTCGGCGGCACCGTCCCCGAGCTGGTCAGCTGGGCGTGGACGAAGACCGACCGCCGCGGCCTGGCGCGGCTGGACTACACCCAGAACGTCATCAACAAGACCCTGGTCGCCCCCTACAGCGCCCGCCCCCGGCCGGGCGCCCCGGTGTCCGTGCCGCTGGAGTGGGACGAGCTCGACGACCCGGACCTGGCCCCCGACCAGTGGACGATCCGCACCGTCCTGGACCGGATCGCAACGGTCGGGGACCCCTTCGCGGCCCTCCTCGACGTCGAGCAGCAGCTACCACCGGTCTGA
- a CDS encoding IS630 family transposase yields MPGMSATPVILTAAQRRVLKRRAYGHKTPHRDKVRAQIVLLAGRGYANNRIAARVGVHLDTVRCWRDRFAADGVDGLRDKKRSGRPPRFTPVQVAELKALACQLPAETATPLSRWSCPELAREAVTRGVVTAISPSTVRRWLAADALKPWQYRSWISVRDPHFATRAARVLDLYTGIWDGEPLTGNEFVISSDEKTSIQARCRCHPTLPPGKARMMRVEHEYTRGGALAYLAAYDVHHARVFGRCEPATGIVPFMALVEQVMTTQPYASAKRVFWVVDNGSSHRGQAAIDRLAKRFPNAVMVHTPTHASWLNQIEVFFSIVQRKVVSPNDFTDLAEVEQRLLSFQNRYNATATPFRWKFTTNDLHDLLARIDTHDTHDTADTADHTPDTTPKAA; encoded by the coding sequence ATGCCTGGCATGTCTGCCACCCCGGTGATTCTCACCGCAGCTCAGCGGCGTGTGTTGAAACGACGCGCCTACGGTCACAAGACACCGCATCGGGACAAGGTCCGCGCCCAGATCGTGTTGCTGGCCGGGCGTGGCTACGCCAACAACCGCATCGCCGCTCGGGTGGGCGTGCACCTGGACACGGTGCGCTGCTGGCGGGACCGGTTCGCCGCCGACGGCGTGGACGGGCTCCGGGATAAGAAGCGCAGTGGCCGGCCACCGCGCTTCACCCCCGTGCAGGTCGCCGAGCTCAAGGCTCTGGCCTGCCAGCTACCGGCCGAGACCGCAACGCCGCTGTCCCGGTGGTCGTGCCCGGAACTCGCCCGTGAAGCCGTGACCCGTGGCGTGGTCACAGCGATCTCCCCCTCGACCGTACGTCGCTGGCTGGCCGCTGACGCGCTCAAACCCTGGCAGTATCGGTCCTGGATCTCCGTGCGCGACCCGCACTTCGCCACTCGGGCCGCCCGGGTGCTGGACCTCTACACCGGCATATGGGACGGCGAACCGTTGACCGGCAACGAGTTCGTGATCTCTTCTGACGAGAAGACCTCGATCCAGGCCCGCTGCCGCTGCCATCCCACGCTCCCGCCGGGCAAGGCCCGAATGATGCGCGTCGAGCACGAGTACACCCGGGGCGGAGCGCTTGCCTACCTGGCCGCCTACGACGTGCACCACGCCCGGGTGTTCGGCCGTTGCGAGCCCGCCACCGGCATCGTCCCGTTCATGGCGCTAGTCGAGCAGGTCATGACCACCCAGCCCTACGCCTCGGCCAAGCGGGTGTTCTGGGTCGTGGACAACGGCTCCTCCCACCGCGGCCAAGCCGCGATCGACCGATTGGCCAAACGATTCCCCAACGCGGTCATGGTGCACACCCCGACTCACGCCTCCTGGCTGAACCAGATCGAGGTCTTCTTCTCGATCGTGCAACGCAAAGTCGTGTCTCCCAACGACTTCACCGACCTAGCCGAAGTTGAGCAACGCCTGCTGTCTTTCCAGAACCGCTACAACGCCACCGCCACGCCGTTCCGCTGGAAGTTCACCACCAACGACCTGCATGACCTGCTCGCCCGCATCGACACCCACGACACCCACGACACCGCCGACACCGCCGACCACACACCCGATACCACCCCGAAGGCCGCATGA